GGGCAGGGGGAAGCGAGCCGAACAACCAAGTCGACGTGCCACCGGTCCCCGAACGCGGTGGCCGGCTCGGCCATCGCATCGACCACGTTGATCACCACCAACGGGTGCAGCCGCGCCCGCTTCGCCGACGCCACCGAGAACGTGCACAGGTCGGCGTACCGCACCGGGGCGTCGGCACGCGTTCCGGCCAACCCCTGCTCGAAGAGGTCGATCGCGTCGTCGAGCGCCCCGGGATCGCGGACCACCGGGGCGTCACCAAAATCCTGGTGGTAGCGCGCCGGCGACGTGCATCTGTTTCACGGCCACGTCGTTCCCGCGTTGATGCGGTGACCAGGTCACCGGATCACCGCCCGGCATGCAGACGACCTTCCTGCCGCGATGGCCCGCGACTGCCCACGACTCGTATGCCCCATCCGTGTGGGTAATGGAAGCTGTAAGTGGGCGGCGGAGGCTGGTTGCCCTCGGCTCGTCCGCAGTTGGGGTGACGCAAATGAGCTGGGCGGGTGGCATACCGGCTTTGCGGGCGCTTTCTGCGAGAGACTTGGAACTCATGGTCGATGGTGTCAGCAACGACATGGGCGGCACGGTCCACGGAGTGTCGGTCCAGGCAGGCCGAATCGATCAAGTGGTGTTGCCGCCCGCTCCGGAAGCCGTGGTGGTGCCGCGACAGTTGCCGGCCGTGGTTCCCGATTTCTGCGGGCGCAGTGCCCATGTCGCCGCTCTCGACGCCCTGCTGGCGGAGTCGGAGGGAAATACCGGCGGGGCGGTGGTCGTGGCGTTGAACGGTTCGGCTGGAGTGGGGAAGTCGACGTTGGCGGTGTGGTGGGCGCACCGTGTCCAGGACCGTTTTCCAGGCGGCACGTTGTTCGTGAACCTGCGCGGCTACGGCCCGAGCGCCCCGTTGGCCCCGCAGGTCGTGCTGACGGACTTCCTCACCGCGCTCGGTGTCGCGGAGCGGCGGGTGCCCGAGGGCGTGGAGGCGCAAGGCGCGTTGTTCCGGTCGTTGGTGACGGAGCGGCGAGTGCTGGTGGTGTTGGACAACGCCGGGTCCGCCGAGCAGGTGCGTCCGTTGTTGCCCGGTGCGGCGGGGTCTCTGGCGTTGGTGACCAGTCGGGGTGCGCTGTCGGAGCTGGTGGTGCTGGAGGCGGTCCGGCGGGTGGCGGTGGACGTGTTCGAGACCGCGGACGCCGTGCGTTTGGTGGAGGGGGTGGTGGGTGGGCCTCGGACCGCCGCGGAGCCCGATGCGGTGGGGGAGTTGGCGGAGGTGTGCGCGCTGTTGCCGTTGGCGGTGCGGGTGGCGGCGACGCGGGTGGCCTCGCGTCCGTTCCTGTCGGTGGCCGACGTGGTGGAGGAGATCCGGGAGGAGCAGCGGGGTCTGATCGGGGCGGGCGGGTCGTGGCGGGGGTTGGGTGCGGTGAGGTCGGTGTTCGACTGGTCCTACGCCCGGCTCGACCCGGTGCATGCGCGGGTGTTCAGGTTGGTGGGGTTGCACCCGGTGCCGGAGTTCGGGGTGCATGCCGTTGCCGCGCTGGCCGCGCTGGATTCTCGTTCCGCGATCCACGTGCTGGAGGAGCTGGCGGAGCAGCACCTCGTCGAGCCGGTGGCCCGTCGTCGGTACCGGATGCACGACCTGTTGCACGACTATGCCGCGTTGCGCGCCGATCTGGACGAGACCTCGGGAGGGCGGGAGGAGGCGGTGACGCGCCTGGTGGGGTGGTATGCCGGTGTCGCGGTGGCGGCGGACCGGTGGCTGTTCCCGCGGGCGGCTTCGGTGCCGATGCCGGTGGAGGCGCGAGATGTCTCGGCGCTCGTGGCGGACCGGGAGCAGGCGGTGGGCTGGTTGCGCCGGGAGCGGGCGGTGCTGTCGGCGGTGCAGCGGATGGCTGCGGAGCGGGATCTGTACCCGGTGGTGGTGGCGTTGGGTGTGGCATCGCGTCATCTGTGGTCGGGCCCGCGGGCGTGGTGGCCAGAGGGTGTGGAGGCGGTGTCGCGGGGTGTGGACGCCGCGGTGGCGTCGGGGGACGTCCCGGCCGAGATGCTGCTGCGGGATCTGAAGGGGCACAGTCACCGGGGCGCCGGGGAGTTCGAGGCGGCCGAGGCGGAGTACCGGGTCGTGCAGGGTGTGGCGGAGCGCTCGGGGAACCACGACTGGCACCGGTGGGCGTTGTCGGGGCTGGGGAGCCTGCGGCGGGTGCAGGGACGTCCGGAGGAGGCCGATGGGTTCTACCGGGCCTCGTGCGAGATCGCCGTACGGGTGGGCGACGAGGTGGCCGAGGCGATGGTGCGGGGCAACCTGTCCGAGGTCGCCGTGGCGCGCGGTAGGTT
This portion of the Saccharothrix syringae genome encodes:
- a CDS encoding tetratricopeptide repeat protein; protein product: MVDGVSNDMGGTVHGVSVQAGRIDQVVLPPAPEAVVVPRQLPAVVPDFCGRSAHVAALDALLAESEGNTGGAVVVALNGSAGVGKSTLAVWWAHRVQDRFPGGTLFVNLRGYGPSAPLAPQVVLTDFLTALGVAERRVPEGVEAQGALFRSLVTERRVLVVLDNAGSAEQVRPLLPGAAGSLALVTSRGALSELVVLEAVRRVAVDVFETADAVRLVEGVVGGPRTAAEPDAVGELAEVCALLPLAVRVAATRVASRPFLSVADVVEEIREEQRGLIGAGGSWRGLGAVRSVFDWSYARLDPVHARVFRLVGLHPVPEFGVHAVAALAALDSRSAIHVLEELAEQHLVEPVARRRYRMHDLLHDYAALRADLDETSGGREEAVTRLVGWYAGVAVAADRWLFPRAASVPMPVEARDVSALVADREQAVGWLRRERAVLSAVQRMAAERDLYPVVVALGVASRHLWSGPRAWWPEGVEAVSRGVDAAVASGDVPAEMLLRDLKGHSHRGAGEFEAAEAEYRVVQGVAERSGNHDWHRWALSGLGSLRRVQGRPEEADGFYRASCEIAVRVGDEVAEAMVRGNLSEVAVARGRFDEALDYARRAWEWRSRNGDVLTIAYGRHQLAVAWQGLGGHDTAVELWERVVDVYATHEDRKPQLASVLEAMAGSLTATGRPDAAADRLRRAAGILSDLGDPRAGHLVRRADDLSAG